The Candidatus Moraniibacteriota bacterium genomic sequence GGAAATGGAATCGATTTTTTCGCGCACCAGAAACTCGGCAAAGTCTAGAAAATCAGAGGGGGCCTGACCGCAAATGCCGACTTTGCGCCGCGACTGGTGGGCTTTGAGAATCACCGCCCGGATCAGCTCTTTTACCGCTTCGTTGCGCTCATCGTAAATATGGGCGACTTTAGCGCTGTCACGGTCCACTCCCAAAGTAAGCTGGGTAAGGTCGTTTGACCCGATGGAAAAACCGTCAAAAATTTTCGCGAATTCAAAAGCCAGTATCACGTTAGAAGGAATCTCGCACATCACGTATACTTCCAGATTATTTTTTCCTCTTTCCAACCCGTATTTTTTCATCTGGGCCAGAACTCTTTTTCCTTCTTTCACCGTGCGGCAAAAGGGAATCATCACTTTTACGTTAGCCAATCCCAACTCCTGGCGAACTTTCTTAATTGCCTCGCATTCTAATCTAAATCCTTCGACATAATCAGCATCGTAATATCTCGACGCTCCCCGCCAGCCGATCATCGGATTGTCTTCCGCCGGCTCAAAGTATTTTCCTCCGATAAGCGAAGCATATTCATTGGTTTTGAAATCGCTTAGGCGCACAATTACTTCTTTGGGGTAAAAAGCGGCTGCGATTCTTCCGATGCCTTCAGCTAATTTATCAATAAAAAACTGTTCTTTGTTTCTGTAAGCATGTGAAATTTCCTCAATTTTTTTTCTTTCCTCTTTATCTTTTACTTTCTCAAAATGAACCAG encodes the following:
- the ppsA gene encoding phosphoenolpyruvate synthase, with the protein product ASAIVTNSGGRTSHAAIVSRELGIPCVVGTGNGTKAIKDKKAITASCAEGEEGHIYEGILAFEVKRTNLKEIKKTRTKIMMNIGNPEQAFELSFIPNDGVGLARIEFVITEYIKVHPMALVHFEKVKDKEERKKIEEISHAYRNKEQFFIDKLAEGIGRIAAAFYPKEVIVRLSDFKTNEYASLIGGKYFEPAEDNPMIGWRGASRYYDADYVEGFRLECEAIKKVRQELGLANVKVMIPFCRTVKEGKRVLAQMKKYGLERGKNNLEVYVMCEIPSNVILAFEFAKIFDGFSIGSNDLTQLTLGVDRDSAKVAHIYDERNEAVKELIRAVILKAHQSRRKVGICGQAPSDFLDFAEFLVREKIDSISLNPDTVIKTMVDIGKMEK